In a single window of the Nicotiana tomentosiformis chromosome 8, ASM39032v3, whole genome shotgun sequence genome:
- the LOC117277377 gene encoding uncharacterized protein — translation MAASPNFEEGQSTYRPSRFNGQYYGWWKTRMHDFIMAKDSKLWDVIWDGPFDPTKTSGDLTVTIPKTRKEFNDIDRKAIEKNFRAKKILVCGIGPDEYNRISVCQSAKEIWEALQTAHEGTTQVKQLKIDMLTTEYKKRLTCLPQNMNFSE, via the coding sequence atggctgctTCGCCAAACTTCGAAGAAGGCCAGTCTACTTACAGACCATCAAGGTTCAACGGCCAATATTATGGATGGTGGAAGACTAGGATGCACGACTTCATCATGGCTAAAGATTCAAAGCTATGGGACGTCATCTGGGATGGACCCTTCGACCCTACAAAAACCAGTGGCGACCTAACTGTGACAATCCCCAAAACAAGAAAGGAGTTCAATGATATTGACCGCAAGGCCATAGAAAAGAACTTtcgtgcaaagaaaattcttgtctGTGGTATCGGCCctgatgaatataacaggatcTCAGTATGCCAATCTGCtaaggagatctgggaagctctccaaacAGCCCATGAGGGAACAACACAAGTTAAGCAATTAAAGATTGACATGCTTACCACAGaatataagaaaagattgacATGCTTACCACAAAATATGAACTTTTCAGAATGA
- the LOC104098848 gene encoding acidic endochitinase-like codes for MAFSMKTYMPIFSLFILTLALSCNAGGISIYWGQNANEGTLAETCATGNYEIVNIAFLATFGNGQQPTINLAGHCDPSLGECTKLSSDIKSCQSKGIKVILSIGGGAGFYYLSSADDAREVATYLWNNFLGGESSNRPLGNAVLDGIDFDIEGGTNLYWDILAKSLSAYSSMGKKVYLTAAPQCPFPDAWIGNALKTGVFDYVWVQFYNNPPCQYSSGDINNLESAWEQWTSDIPATKIFLGLPAAPAAAGSGFIPADDLTSQVLPKIKSSAKYGGVMLWSKYYDDQTNYSSSIKSDV; via the coding sequence ATGGCATTTTCTATGAAAACATATATGCCAATCTTCTCCTTATTCATTTTGACACTTGCTCTTTCTTGTAATGCTGGTGGAATTTCTATTTACTGGGGCCAAAATGCAAATGAAGGAACTCTAGCAGAAACTTGTGCCACGGGAAACTACGAAATTGTGAACATAGCATTTCTAGCAACTTTTGGCAATGGCCAACAACCTACGATAAATCTTGCCGGTCATTGTGATCCAAGTCTTGGCGAGTGCACCAAATTAAGTTCAGACATAAAATCGTGCCAATCAAAAGGAATCAAAGTGATCCTATCAATTGGAGGTGGTGCTGGATTTTATTACCTTTCCTCTGCTGACGATGCTAGGGAAGTTGCTACTTATCTTTGGAACAACTTCTTAGGAGGAGAATCGAGCAATCGTCCTCTTGGCAATGCTGTTTTGGATGGAATAGACTTTGATATTGAAGGTGGAACAAATCTATATTGGGATATTTTGGCCAAGTCACTTTCTGCATATAGCAGTATGGGAAAAAAGGTGTATTTAACAGCAGCCCCGCAATGCCCATTCCCTGATGCTTGGATTGGAAATGCATTAAAAACAGGGGTTTTCGATTACGTTTGGGTTCAATTCTATAACAATCCTCCTTGTCAATACAGTTCTGGTGATATTAACAATCTTGAATCTGCATGGGAACAATGGACTTCAGATATTCCGGCTACAAAGATTTTTCTGGGATTACCAGCGGCTCCTGCAGCCGCGGGGAGTGGATTTATTCCAGCTGATGATCTCACTTCTCAAGTTCTTCCTAAAATAAAAAGCTCAGCTAAGTATGGTGGAGTTATGCTGTGGTCTAAATACTATGACGATCAGACTAATTATAGCTCCTCAATCAAGAGTGATGTCTGA
- the LOC104098846 gene encoding reticulon-like protein B1 has product MAEHADHSEYNEEESLIEKIEDKIHFDHFSSSSSDSDTEKKPASAPEAASPSSVKAAIWRLFGREKPVHQVFGGGKPADVFLWRNKKVSASVLGGATAIWVLFELLEYHLLGLVCHLLIFTLAILFLWSNATTFINKKRPHIPEVHLPEEPILEIASALRIEINYTLRVLREIASGRDLTKFLSVIAGLWVLSVLGNCCNFLTLFYISFVLLHTVPVLYEKYEDKVDPLVEKAVKEIKKQYAVFDAKVLSKIPKGPLRDKKKA; this is encoded by the exons ATGGCAGAGCACGCTGATCATTCAGAGTACAACGAAGAAGAGTCGTTGATCGAGAAAATAGAAGACAAGATTCACTTCGACCATTTCTCGTCCTCGTCGTCGGATTCCGACACCGAGAAGAAACCTGCGTCTGCGCCGGAGGCAGCGTCTCCGTCGTCAGTAAAGGCCGCGATTTGGCGGCTGTTTGGACGAGAAAAGCCCGTACACCAAGTGTTTGGTGGAGGCAAAC CTGCTGATGTATTCTTGTGGAGGAACAAGAAGGTATCTGCTAGTGTACTTGGTGGAGCAACTGCAATATGGGTTCTTTTTGAATTGCTCGAGTACCACCTGCTTGGTCTTGTTTGTCACCTTTTGATCTTCACCCTTGCAATCTTATTCTTGTGGTCTAATGCAACAACCTTTATTAACAA GAAACGTCCACATATCCCAGAAGTTCACCTTCCAGAGGAGCCGATCCTTGAGATTGCTTCTGCTCTGAGGATTGAAATTAACTATACTCTCCGTGTGTTGCGAGAAATTGCATCTGGGAGAGATCTTACGAAGTTCCTTTCT GTTATTGCCGGTTTATGGGTCCTCTCTGTGCTTGGCAATTGCTGCAACTTTTTGACACTGTTCTACATAT CATTTGTGCTCCTCCATACAGTTCCGGTTCTTTACGAGAAGTATGAAGATAAAGTGGATCCATTAGTTGAGAAAGCAGTGAAGGAGATCAAGAAACAGTATGCTGTCTTTGATGCCAAGGTTTTGAGTAAAATTCCCAAAGGGCCATTACGAGATAAAAAGAAAGCGTAA